A DNA window from Oncorhynchus tshawytscha isolate Ot180627B linkage group LG13, Otsh_v2.0, whole genome shotgun sequence contains the following coding sequences:
- the LOC112265202 gene encoding apolipoprotein A-I-1, producing the protein MKFLALALTILLAAGTQAFPMQADAPSQLEHVKAALSMYIAQVKLTAQRSIDLLDDTEYKEYKMQLTQSLDNLQQYADATSQSLAPYSEAFGTQLTDATAAVRAEVTKDLEELRSQLEPKRAELKEVLDKHIDEYRKKLEPLIKEHIELRRTELEAFRAKMEPVVEELRAKVAINVEETKTKLMPIVEIVRAKLTERLEELRTLAAPYAEEYKEQMIKAVGEVREKVSPLSEDFKGQVGPAAEQAKQKLLAFYETISQAMKA; encoded by the exons ATGAAATTCCTGGCTCTCGCACTAACCATCCTGCTGGCCGCAG gtaccCAGGCTTTTCCTATGCAGGCTGATGCTCCCTCTCAGCTGGAGCATGTGAAGGCAGCCTTGAGCATGTACATAGCTCAGGTGAAGTTGACCGCACAGAGGTCCATTGACCTTCTAGATGACACAGAGTACAAAGAGTACAA GATGCAGCTGACCCAGAGCCTTGACAACCTCCAGCAGTATGCTGATGCCACCTCTCAGTCCCTGGCCCCCTACAGCGAAGCCTTCGGCACCCAGTTGACTGACGCCACCGCCGCCGTGCGCGCTGAGGTCACGAAGGACTTGGAGGAGCTGCGCTCCCAGCTGGAGCCCAAGCGCGCCGAACTCAAGGAAGTCCTGGACAAGCACATAGATGAGTACCGCAAGAAGCTGGAGCCCCTGATCAAGGAGCACATCGAACTGCGCCGGACCGAGTTGGAGGCCTTCAGGGCCAAGATGGAGCCCGTTGTGGAGGAGTTGCGCGCCAAGGTGGCCATCAACGTGGAGGAGACCAAGACCAAGCTCATGCCCATTGTGGAGATTGTCCGTGCCAAGCTGACCGAGCGTCTGGAGGAGCTGAGGACCCTGGCCGCCCCCTACGCTGAGGAGTACAAGGAGCAGATGATCAAGGCTGTTGGAGAGGTGCGTGAGAAGGTGTCTCCCCTGTCTGAGGACTTCAAGGGCCAGGTGGGCCCCGCAGCCGAACAGGCCAAGCAAAAGCTCCTGGCTTTCTACGAGACCATCAGCCAGGCCATGAAGGCATAA
- the LOC112266074 gene encoding T-box transcription factor TBX1-like encodes MCFFLLSSPVPQLSHRCALTLPCCAEAGGATCAKAPQVTGVTVQLEMHTLWQQFDQLGTEMIVTKAGRRMFPTFQVSISGMDPAAEYVLLMDFIPVDDKRYRYAFHSSSWLVAGRADVAAPGRMHFHPDSPARGSQWMKQMVSFDALKLTNNLLDDNGHMILNSMHRYQPRFHVVYVDPRRDSQLHAHRNFCTFSFLETRFIAVTAYQNHRITQLKIASNPFAKGFRTTDPDAWVGSARPLRHSLPTWQPQEGSHEPDSMSGEQRAQNLKSLSRLED; translated from the exons atgtgttttttcctcctctcctctccagttccCCAGCTGTCTCACAGGTGTGCCCTCACGCTGCCCTGCTGTGCAGAAGCTGGTGGGGCCACCTGTGCCAAAGCCCCCCAGGTCACAGGGGTCACAGTTCAGCTGGAGATGCACAcgctgtggcaacagtttgaccAGCTGGGCACAGAGATGATCGTCACCAAGGCTGGGAG GAGGATGTTCCCTACCTTCCAGGTGAGTATCTCAGGGATGGACCCTGCAGCGGAGTATGTGCTGCTCATGGACTTCATCCCTGTGGATGACAAGAGATACAG ATATGCGTTCCACAGCTCCTCGTGGCTGGTGGCAGGCCGGGCCGACGTGGCGGCCCCGGGGAGGATGCACTTCCACCCTGACTCCCCCGCCAGAGGCTCCCAGTGGATGAAACAGATGGTCTCCTTCGACGCACTCAAACTGACCAACAACCTGCTAGATGACAATGGACAT ATGATCTTGAACTCCATGCATCGTTACCAGCCTCGATTCCATGTGGTGTATGTGGACCCACGGCGGGATAGCCAGCTTCATGCCCACCGCAACTTCTGCACCTTCTCCTTCCTGGAAACACGCTTCATAGCGGTCACTGCCTACCAGAACcacagg atcacCCAGTTGAAGATAGCCAGTAACCCGTTTGCCAAGGGCTTCCGAACTACTGATCCTGACgcctg GGTGGGCAGTGCCAGGCCCCTGCGTCACTCTCTGCCCACCTGGCAGCCACAGGAGGGCAGCCACGAGCCTGACAGTATGTCGGGAGAGCAGCGAGCACAGAACTTAAAGAGTCTATCAA GATTAGAGGATTAA